In Alligator mississippiensis isolate rAllMis1 chromosome 10, rAllMis1, whole genome shotgun sequence, one DNA window encodes the following:
- the LOC132243580 gene encoding uncharacterized protein LOC132243580: MSSQSAIHLELGRKGAQLYNMQKGKIQTTIYKKPTDQHTYLHRTSNHPKHTKKAVIYSQALRYHHICTEENTQDRHLTNLRRAFTQQGHSSREVDRMFERATWIRRKELLQYRRNPPTNRTPLVMTYHPSLEPVQKILKKLQPILERDPILKKIFPEPPILAFKQAPNLANLITRSKLPQAQNTPKGSRPCHDKKCKTCQHISTTPTITTPHNRAISIPGSYSCTSGNVIYLIQCTKCPDGKYVGDTKQQLRTRMNAHRKSIKDRNTQLPVGAHFSQEGHSLSNLSVLILKGNLHNTSHRQAYELHFINLLDTRDHGLNIDIGFLIYYNQSGN, translated from the coding sequence ATGAGTAGCCAGTCAGCCATTCACCTGGAGTTGGGTAGGAAGGGTGCACAACTGTACAACAtgcagaagggtaaaatacagaccacaatatacaagaaacccacagaccaacatacatatctgcacagaaccagcaatcaccctaaacacaccaaaaaagctgtgatatacagccaagccctcagataccaccacatttgtactgaagagaacacccaggatcgcCACCTTACCAATCTTAGaagggctttcacccagcaaggacactcctccagagaggtagatcgcatgtttgaaagagccacctggatacgacgtaaagaactgctgcagtacagaagaaacccccccacaaatcgcacaccgctggttatgacatatcacccctcccttgaacctgtacagaaaatcctcaaaaaattgcaacccatactagaaagagatcctattcttaaaaagatcttcccagagccacccatcctagccttcaaacaagcaccgaaccttgccaacctcatcaccagaagcaaacttcctcaagcccagaacacaccaaaaggatccagaccatgccatgacaagaaatgcaaaacctgccaacacatctccaccacccccactattactacaccccacaaccgagccatcagcatccctggatcttacagctgcacctccggaaatgtaatatacctcatccaatgcaccaaatgccctgatggaaaatatgtaggagataccaaacaacaactgcgcaccagaatgaacgcacaccggaaatctatcaaagacagaaacacccaattaccggtgggggcacatttctcacaggagggccactctctctccaatctctcagtcctgatcctcaagggaaacttacacaacacttcccacagacaagcctatgagctccatttcatcaacctcctggatactagagatcatggactaaacatagacattggatttttgatataTTATAATCAgtctggcaactga